A window of Passer domesticus isolate bPasDom1 chromosome 11, bPasDom1.hap1, whole genome shotgun sequence genomic DNA:
GTCTCACtgaaaaacaataacaaaattGGATCTTAAACATGGAACACTTAAAAACCACCTAACTAATGATTGCAATGGCACTTTTTTGAGGATACATCCATCACAAGGTGGTTATGTCTGAAGCTTTAGGCATACAAAGCCGCCTGCAAACTTCTATTAAAAATTATGTGTTTTCAGTCACTTGGGAATTCTTAAAAAATGTCATCTGTAGTCTGAGCAATGACACAATTACACTCATTCTaaattaaaattacaatttttcaTTGTAAGGCAACTTAAAATTATCTGTAATAAGCAGGATATCCTTTGCAGCTATTCTAATACTGggcagaaaaaatattattattttggaTAGAAGACTAAGATTCAGAATATAACCAAAATATAGCAGTTTTCCTTTAATGACATAAAAATCTAAGTCTTGTTCACCAGGGTTACGATATAAGATAATTCACAAATTTTAATCACTATTCCTATCAATCACTGTCAGAATATTTGATTTCTTCATATTTATACACATCTGGATTAAATGAAGGATTCTACTTCTCTCTAAATGACAAAGCCAAAGCTGAGATTTTGAAATCTGCCCGAATCTATGATGAAATTCTGGAGTTTCACAGGTTGATGTCCCAtgttcaaaattatttctgtggactttttttcctttgccacAGATAAGTAGTGCAGTGTAAATATCAGCTAATTGGGGTTGCATATACCCCATCTGTAAATTAAGTGAAGCAAAAACAAGAAAACTTTTACCTCCTGTTAAAATACCTTGATTCAAAGTCATTCCTTCATAAATAAATTGCTCATTAGTATGTaggtttttttatatatttttgttcAGATTTCCATTTGattgaggaagagaaaaaacacaAGCAATACCCTTGAAATCTCCAAATTTTTTTGAGGGTAAAAATATATGCTTAACTTTGCCCTACACCCCTGAATATTCTAAGTTACTCTTCCTTGATTTGCAAAAGaacttaatatttttcttatgtaaaaatataacaaaaactTCTGACAGGCAATATTTCCACTCCTGCTTTTAATCGTACCTCCCCCAAACTTTCAGATTATCTGTATGCCTAAACACACTCCTCTTATCTTTTTCTTAAGGAACTCAAAAGTACCTCAGCTTCTGAAGTCTGTATTATCTTCAGAAGGTGTCTGAAAAGCAGGAACTTCTCTCAGGACCTAAATAAAAAGACcctatttaatttcttaaattatGAGTCTGCAGTTTCATGTCATTAATATTCATTAATTGTTTTAAACCATAGTACCtaatttctcatattgaggatGCTAACATACTCTGACTGCTTTTGAAATCCCCAAAATTGaattgaaaaataaagcaaatattttactTCCAAAATTATCcttgaaagaaaagaataaataacCCCCCAAATGGAATATTCTGACAAAAGGTCACACATATGTTCATATTCATAAGCTATGCATATCATATATAatcatataatatatataattcaTAAGATCGCACAGTGAGACTGAATTGAACCCCCACCATTTCACAATTCCTGCATGTGAATGATGTGTGTCTGTtgcctgctgcccaggctgcctgTAAACCTCTGCAGTTAAACACTATTCAAAGagctggtgcagcttcatttgtCCTTTGCTGCTCTATGTGGAAAACCTCTCTATCCATAATGGGAACAATCAGGAAATTGCAGTTTAGCAAGAGTCACCTTTACCTAAACAAATATTAATATACCCTAAAATGCAAAGGTGTGGATGAGGCTCCACAATATTTTACTACAAAACTGAATATCTACTGTGAATTCCACCAGCAGTCTTTTGAATGAATGGCATTACTGTCCCAGACACAGAATCCTGATACTCTGGCAAAATGCACTGGCTGTGGGGAACAAATAATGCTTGAACTCTTACTGCAGATTCAGCACTAATTCCTCTCTGCCAGGAGCTTATGAACTCATATCTGCAGCtttctttctcctgtgcctGGGGTGTTTTATGtggggatttcagcaggcagggtGTGCATTTCATGTCCAGGAACTCTTGCGCAAAGAAGGGTTTCTCCACATTCCAGCATGGCGCAAGCCTTGTCCTGGCCCCGAGGGCCACTTTTCCCTGTTGTTGAGTGAGGTCTGtgttctgcagctgggcagtcACATTGCCTCAAACACCACCATCAGGATCATTGGTTATGTCTAGATTTCAAGCCAGTTAATTAAAATTCTTTGCAGGAATCTTGGTTCTGCTACCAGACACAGCTCATAGCACCactttttaaagacaaaatacATAGGATTGAATCAGGACTTAAACTGATTAGATCAAGGTTAGCATTGCTTTACATCCAAAAGCCTTGTGTGAAACTGGCTGTTAAATTTGGAAATACAGCCCGCTGTTAGCCTTTAGTATTCTTAACAACTTCAAGTCAATAAACTGCATCTTTAAAAGCGGAACCACCAAGTTGCAGTTGAAGCTGGCTATGGTAATGGAGATGCCAGATTCTGGATTATGGATAAAAAGGGTTGCAGGATCAGGAAGCCAAGCAAGAACTACATTACATGTCTCTTTATTTAATTTAAGGCCCAAAATTAAGAGATGTCTGTGATAGAGTGGAAATGTAAATTCACCAGGCACAATCACACAAAAATTGATAAAGACAGATCCAGAGTTTGTAATCAAGAAATCAGCAAGATTCTCTGAGATGTTTGGTAGGAGTACAGGTTGATTtttaagttttctttcttttccttctgtccACAAACAACACCTACAAATCCATAAAAATTCAGGATTATAATTTAAAGTAAATGATATGTCACATATTTAAGTCTAGAGAAAAACAAGTGTGCAATGGCACGGTCCTTATTTTATCATCATGCCTTTGTATCATGCACCCCTGATAATCCATGCCACTTTGAACCATCTCCCAAGAAGACTAGCCCCATTCTTATGTATTATTAATTACTTTATACTTCTTGCAACTTAAAAGAAACTAAGCAATTAAAATTTTAGATGCATTCTTGAAATCCTACAGGAAGAAATCAGGTATTTAAAACCATCTGACAAAGGAATATGAAGGAAAAACCTCAATATCGTCTTGAAACAGAACTAAATGACTGatatattctatttttttctaaataatttaCTCAAAGCTGACACTTATTGTATAGTTTGTATTTAGTATTTGATGACAATGCACCTGAGTTGCACTAGTTCTGATGTAACAGGCATACATGTGTTACTGCAAGTGTGAAGTACATAGTTCTCTTTCCTCTTAGtgttcagaggaaaaaaacttaaaaaaaaccaaaatagtGCTAAATACAGCCAAATGCTGCCATTGCAACTGCAAATGAGCCAGGTGTCCACTTCATTATGAATCCCTGAATTTTCACtgagaatgaaaaaataattcccTGAGAAAGTAAAAATACCTTTTAGCTGCTAATTTAAAATAGATTATTCTTTTTCATCTAATCATTATTGTTGAGAATGTTAGCCTTTCATTGTAGCAAGGTCAGGATACTTGGAAGAATATTAATAAGCTAGCACTGGGTGCTCACAAGGTTCCCTCATTTATTCCCTCAATTCACATCATACTtgactaaaaggaaaaaaattgcctCTAAGTGTAAAGAAACCCAGTGCAGATATTAACATGTACCAGCTAGCACAGCTGAGTTCAGATCTGTGTGTCTAATATACCAATCAGGCCCAGGTGCCTTTTTTACCACAGAAAGACTTGATAGACTTTTTTCTGTAATTGCTTTTTGCAGTTATGAACTTCTAAGATGGAAGGAGAAGGGTAAGCTCTGCCTACCTCCTTCCATGATTGCCATCATGGTCTGTCTGTAACCAAAATTCATTCATTTAGAAATCATGGCTTCACTCAGTGCACTAACAACCCCTCTTGATGTACTAGGCTTTGAACCAGGCCCTTTCAAAACAACAAACAGTCATATGGTCTAAGCAATGACAAGGGAGTACATAAGCAGTTCTACAGCAGcttattaagaaaaaacaataaGGTGATTTCAATACAAAAGCAGTTCCGTTATATTAAAACATCCCTACTGTCACAACAAGCTGAAGGGTAAAAAAATGACGTGTCCCTGCCAAGTGCAACAGGACAGGTGAAGAAAAATGTAGATGTCAGACAGCTCAAATATGCTTCATCCAAAACAGAGAAGTTTGATGGACAGAGATTTAGGACAAGGGTATCATTTTTCTTTGTAGCACTCAAATCTACTGCTATGGATTATGGAGAGGccatttctctcttcttctgGGGATGGGGGAGAAGCAGCAACaatttctttgccattttcagAGAATCCGAGCctgcaagtaaaaaaaaaaaaaaaaaaatctttctcatCCTTGCTGTGAAAGCCACACATTAGTAAGAATGTCTGTAAATTGAATGTTAGAATAAAGGTGTTCAACAACCTCTGCTGACATAATAGTAATGGGCTTGGCATCTATGTTAATTTCCtaaccacttttttttcttctccgtACTAGTCTTAAAGGTCAGAGTGAGCAGCCACCAGCCTCTGTATACCACAAAAAATTAGTGGATGAATCAAAACAAACATAGGTATTATCAGTACATATTCTCTGGAAAACATATGCTGTAGCATAGAGAATGCATAAATCAAAAGGGTAGGTCCCCAGCTGAGAGAAATTGCTGAAGCTACAATGACAAGGAGATGCTGAAGAAATAAACCTCAGATGTTTTGTTACCTGCACAAAAACAGAATAGGTCCCACAGAGTGTTCGTTTCAACTCAGCGGCTACTTTGAGAATGCAGATGATCAGCTGCAATCCACTGAGAGCTATCAAAATCGAGAGTAAAATGATATTCCACTCCACTATGTTTGCAGGGTTTTTGCACTTAGACCAGGAAGGATAATCTGTGAGGTACCTGTTAGAGAAATACCAGGCTGAAGTAAGAAGAATGTTTCTGACTACTGATTTGGTAAACAATTTCTTTCAGAAGAGTTACACCAATGTTTCTTACCCCCCAGCAGTGTCTTTGAAAATATAATTCCATCCACTTGATGAATTGCAGAAAGGGCCTTGAATCAAATGTAGGGTAAAAATGATGCAACTGTATCCCGAGAACGCAATTCCAAGCAGGGCTAGCACAATAGATATAAAACTCTGAagtaaagagagagagaagtatTACCTTGTGGGAATAGTGTCAACAGCAAATATGATCATTCAGTCTGTCTAGCTACTTCCTTGGGGCTGAATTTCACATTTGATTTTCCCAGTCTTCAaaactcagaaagaaaaatagcagGTAAAAAATAGTAAGAATACACATACAAAATAAAGATGAAGACAGAGTTTAAGACAGTTCTACAACTATAAGTTATATATTATTTGGGTGGAGTTTTTAAACttgtgtttttataaagttgTTTCCCAAAATACCAGAGGAATGCAGCTGTGTATTAAATATGTCTGCATCTCAGATAGAGTGTACTGAgtgatttttgaaaaaaaaaaaccacttccaAATAATACAGGCGAAAGGATGAAGCTATTTAGCTGGTATGCTTCATTCTatgttcttattttattttacaaggATATGGGGGAAGTGTGTGTCTAATTTTCTTTCATCCTGCTTATGCTTGAGTTGAAAGAAGCTACACTTTCTGTGACCTTGCAACCCAATTTAGAATCCTCTGTGAAAGGAAGTGAAAACAGAGCAGTGGAGAGGGCAGCAggatgtgctggagcaggagggcaTTGGAAACAAATACTAAGGTGatgcacagaaataaaacacagactCACCCTGTAGGTTTTGTTACAGCTCTCACTCTGGCAGCATCGATAGAACACACTACACTCCAGTGTTATTAGAATTACTGCCAAAAGAAGGATCTGTAAGAGGACATCATAAGGTCAGTGAGATAACTGGAGATACTAAGCCAAAGTCTCCTTCACCTTTGGAAGGTAGGGACTGGCCTCTCTTCTGCTGTCTTGATATTTTAAAGCTGATCCATAGGACAGCACAATTACTTAAGGCATACATGGAACTGGAATGGTTTTAGGAGGCTGGTGGTGTACTTGTGTCTTGTACTTGAAAGACAAGAGTACAGTCTCTACCACCACAGTAAAGTGCTATGACCTTGGGCACAGCTACACCAGTGAAGCTGAAACTATAAAACCAAAGTCACAAACAAAAGAATCAATACCAATAAAAAGAAGGATACCTTATTGATACAAACACATCAGTTCAACACCTACTTGCTGACACACGCACACAAATCAGAGTACCACCTTCCTTACCAACACATTCACTCTGGAAAAAGTCAGAAATGCAAACTTTTGATTAAATTCACCCAGACTTTCATTTGTCAAGTATCCATACTGATATCTTCAGACTATTGGGTTATTTAAGCCTGATCCTAGAATAATTTTTATACATAGTATCTGGGCTCCAGAACCACAAACTGCCATTCAGAGAGGCATAGGTTTGAAAAGGGAAGTATGAGAAGAGAATATTCCTGAATCACAGCACTATCCTCTCATATACTGCTGACTGGTTTATAACAGAACTATACATGCATTTTTAAGGAATTGGTAATAATCTTAAGgctaaaaatgctttaaaatatcATTGCCATTGTTGTagttaactttttaaaatacatttgccactgtttttctgtttgaatcCTCCGTGTGgtagtttttttcttctgctagaACTGAAGGTTCTTCTTTTGCTTGAAAGAGAATATACAATTTCAAAAGAATGtctaatgttttaaaaatagttcagcACCTTCATATAAACACCTCACTTATGCAGATAAACCCTTGAAGTACTGACTGTGTGCAATGCACTTTGGTCACACAACCGCTTTCTGTTCCTGACGCTACAGCGCTTTACGAACATGGTAAAGAGCATGAACAGCAGGCAACTCCATAGTAGTTTATTACTGCAGATGAGCATATTACAAATGTAACAGAGAAAATCCTACTATGCTAATCACAATGAGGCCATTCTCTCTATTTAGTCTGACAACAGTAGTATCTGATGCATTGTGAAATCTATTCAATCTTCTAAATTCAGTGGACTGCATACAGCTCTTAAAAACATTTGAACCATTAAGAGaagctcttttttttcatttgggtAAAAGAGCTCTAGTTCAACCTTCACAGGTGATTAGTCAACATACCGTTTTCTTCCATAATACAAGCATAAATTACATATAAACAAAaagacatcagaaaaaaaacctcaacacaCCCTGCAAAATCATTTGCATTTAATAACATACATAACTTGTCATTCAGTATACTAACTTGTTTCAGTTTGATTGAGTTTTCTGCCTGCAGGGGTTTTTGTTGAAGTAATCCATatagtcttttttttaaagcaatgaCGTTATTGAAGAGTAATCCACTATGATTTGCTGTAGAATGCAATTCATTAAAAATCCATAGACTGAGCACTTACCATCGCACTTACCATCACACCTGAGAAGCAGATGCCTTCAAAATACCACTCATGGCTGGGGAACTGGTAACTGGCAGCATGCAGAGATTTCCCATTTGGAAAGTATAGGAGGATGTTCACAACAATACTCCAAAGTGCAAGAGGTACCAGCAGGCAACTCAAACAGCTTCCACATGTCTCCAAAGCCATCTCTCAAGAACTCTGGAAGTTTTGTTCTTCTAAGCTAACAGAAGTTTACAAGACCTTCAATATAAGAAATGTTTTGACCTCCCCAGCTTGATTCAGTCATTTCATATTCACAGGAACTAGTGACTGGGGTGTGATTCCAGGAACAGAAGTTCTTAACAGTTAGCAGAACAACACATGAATATCACTGTGTAAACTCACTGTCCTGTGTTAAACACGTCTTTATGTAGTCATTTCCCTTCTAAAAGATCCTCCCTTGTGATCTTCCAAATGAAATTTGTCTAGGAGTCAGATTCAGGAAGGAACTACAAAGCTCTCATTTCCTAGTGACTGCTGAAAAATGTCCTCCTCCATACAACTCAAACGACAATGTAGTTTGTGACAGAAGCAAGGTTTTTCAACCTTACTGCAGCATGGGGAAGGGGGCTGTAAGAATATAAATATGCCCAGTCTCTGTACAAAAGACCACACTTTGCCTTATACTACAGAGATTTATTAAGAGGACCCTAAGGGGGAAACAGTGAGTTACTGACttgcagcagcaggctgagtCTGGGCCATCTTGCAGAGACTGTAGAAGCCCAAATAACACTGGTTAGAAACTGCAAGGCAGACTTATTTTCACACTTTTAATAATCAACTACTCTTTCTCACGGCAGTGGCTCCAGTGCTTTGCAAATTAAATCCTGCTATTTCTCCAATTGTTTCATTCTGTGCTTACAGCTGAGCTTGCACAGCTACAAACCTGATCTATGAACATGTGACTTCTTGTGCAGGACAAAAGGTCTGGCTGCTGTTTTGAAATGCCTGCTGTTTGCACTGTGCAAAGCCAAAGTCAGACAGCTTTCCCATAGTCAATGTCATCATTCCCCAACCTCTGAGCATCTAAACACTATCCCAGTaacacagagccagggcagttTGAACACTTGCAGCACAACCCAAGCCTTCAGTCTTATGCCCCTTTGAGTCACCAGAATGACCTTATGCTTTACTCAATAGCAAAGTTGCAGCCAgaggaccaaaaaaaaaaaaaaaaccaaacaaaaaaggggCCTCTATCAAAAGCAGGAAGGCTGTTTTTAGAAGCAATGACATCCCAACATATTTTCCTTATGTTTCCTTGTGAGCTGTTTCAGGTTCTTTACACATGAGGTTTCTCTCATTCTCTCATCCTCTCACATAAGCTGTTTGTATTGCATGTTGTAACTAATTCCATACTATTGCTTAATATGAGATCACACAAGGAAATGGGCAGGGTAGTACTCACACAATTACACCATTTTGCTACCTGTTCTCTGCTGTGACTCCTCTTTTCCTAGGAGGCTTCATTTTGAAGTCCTAATTCTTGATGTTCTCATATTTCCTGTTTTACTCTCTCACCACTATGGATACTTTCTTCCAGGTCTTCCTCTAATCAGAATTAGTAGCAAACCTGCCTTTCCAGACTGATAGGCAGAGACAGAACTCATGTCATCAACACTACACTACAGAGAGCAGAGAAAACAGCTGCATTAAAATCACACACACCCAATCCCCATGACTGATTTTTTTAGTACGGAACCCAAAGATCATAGAATtggctgaaatattttcttaaaagcaaaggccaaaatTAGTAGCAAGCATCTTATTCTATAATCAAATTTGATGCCATTTCCATTATAACCTGTTCTGATTAGAAGAAGCTAACTTGAGAAATGATGACTGAAGCAGCATTTGTTCTACAGTACAGCAGTCTGCTTCATGactttgtttttaaactgaGCTCTGCAAATACCAAATTACAGTGTGGTTATTTTTCTGGCACACAATGGCACTAGAACAGGAAACAACTACTTTATACTAAGAATTAAGCAAACCTGTAAGCCAGTTTCTCAAGCATCTTGCCAAATGTCACAAACACTGGTTTTCCATTGCTGTCATTGTTCATGAACTGATTCCAAGCCTGTTACCGAAAAGTCATGTTTACTCTGTGTGACTTCTCTGCCAGCTGATATGAATACAACCTAAACCAATCACTCCTTCACAATGTGACTGATAAATATCTCAAAACACTGTCTTGTGCACCAGACAACAAAATAATCCAGCAGACCATTTTTTTACATGACAATATAAATAGTGAGCAGTAATGCTGTGCATTAGGGCTACAGGAATCTATTGGTGCTGCATGCATTTGTGCATGCTGAAAAACTGAAGTTTCAAGTCTAAACCCAACCTAATCATCTATATATCAGAATTCTATATAttgcaaatttttttcagttttttaagTAATTGTGTGTACCAGAAAAGCAGATAACCATTATGCAAGAATAAAGGCAAAAATCCTTAAGTTATTTAGTAGTTATACATTATTCCATTGAGGACTttcttttccactttttctcctcc
This region includes:
- the TM4SF18 gene encoding transmembrane 4 L6 family member 18 isoform X1, which gives rise to MALETCGSCLSCLLVPLALWSIVVNILLYFPNGKSLHAASYQFPSHEWYFEGICFSGVMVSAMILLLAVILITLECSVFYRCCQSESCNKTYRSFISIVLALLGIAFSGYSCIIFTLHLIQGPFCNSSSGWNYIFKDTAGGYLTDYPSWSKCKNPANIVEWNIILLSILIALSGLQLIICILKVAAELKRTLCGTYSVFVQARIL
- the TM4SF18 gene encoding transmembrane 4 L6 family member 18 isoform X2, which translates into the protein MALETCGSCLSCLLVPLALWSIVVNILLYFPNGKSLHAASYQFPSHEWYFEGICFSGVMILLLAVILITLECSVFYRCCQSESCNKTYRSFISIVLALLGIAFSGYSCIIFTLHLIQGPFCNSSSGWNYIFKDTAGGYLTDYPSWSKCKNPANIVEWNIILLSILIALSGLQLIICILKVAAELKRTLCGTYSVFVQARIL